From the genome of Streptococcus marmotae, one region includes:
- a CDS encoding DUF1797 family protein translates to MESHLVRIINRLEAMATDGGTLKRNFERDGVVVAEVAYSFDEENGSVFTLRDVVARESYTFDSIDLIAMEIYELLY, encoded by the coding sequence ATGGAATCACATTTAGTAAGAATTATTAATCGTCTAGAAGCAATGGCGACGGACGGTGGCACGCTAAAACGGAATTTTGAGCGTGATGGTGTCGTGGTTGCAGAGGTTGCTTACAGCTTTGATGAAGAAAATGGTTCAGTCTTTACTCTTCGTGATGTGGTAGCGCGTGAAAGCTATACGTTTGATAGCATTGACTTGATTGCGATGGAAATTTACGAATTATTGTACTAA
- a CDS encoding amino acid ABC transporter permease, which produces MDFSFLPKYWAYFNYGALVTLLIAALVVFFGSIIGILLAFAQRSKFRPLAWLANLYVWIFRGTPMVVQIMISFAVMNITAPTFELGILSVDLSRLLPGIIVISMNSGAYVSETVRAGINAVPKGQLEAAYSLGIRPFEAMKSVIMPQAIKNILPALGNEFVTILKDSSLLSTIGVMELWNGATTVAATTYLTLTPLLFAAAYYLVMTSVLTLAIQAFEKQLNKGGQTHA; this is translated from the coding sequence ATGGATTTTTCATTTCTTCCCAAGTATTGGGCTTATTTTAACTATGGAGCGCTTGTCACACTCTTGATTGCAGCTTTGGTCGTATTCTTTGGGAGTATCATAGGAATTTTATTGGCCTTTGCTCAGCGGAGCAAATTTCGCCCCTTGGCTTGGTTGGCCAATCTCTATGTCTGGATTTTCCGTGGAACTCCTATGGTGGTACAAATCATGATTTCTTTTGCGGTGATGAACATAACGGCACCGACTTTTGAATTGGGAATTTTATCTGTTGATTTGTCACGCTTGTTGCCAGGGATTATTGTCATTTCTATGAATAGTGGTGCCTATGTGTCAGAGACGGTACGGGCTGGGATTAACGCCGTTCCAAAAGGGCAGTTAGAAGCAGCTTATTCATTAGGAATTCGTCCTTTTGAAGCCATGAAATCCGTCATTATGCCACAGGCTATTAAGAATATTTTACCAGCTTTGGGGAATGAATTTGTGACCATTTTAAAAGATAGCTCACTCTTATCTACCATCGGTGTGATGGAGCTGTGGAATGGTGCGACAACCGTTGCGGCAACGACCTATTTGACCCTGACACCGCTCTTGTTTGCGGCTGCTTATTATCTGGTCATGACGAGCGTTTTGACCTTAGCCATTCAAGCATTTGAGAAACAGTTAAACAAAGGAGGGCAAACTCATGCGTGA
- a CDS encoding amino acid ABC transporter ATP-binding protein yields MREPIISIKNLHKSFGKHEVLKGIDLDIEKGQVVVIIGPSGSGKSTFLRTMNLLEVPTKGTVTFEGVDITDKSNDIFKMREKMGMVFQQFNLFPNMSVLDNITLSPIKTKGLAKSEAEKIAYDLLEKVGLPDKAHAYPQSLSGGQQQRIAIARGLAMDPDVLLFDEPTSALDPEMVGEVLSVMQELAKSGMTMVIVTHEMGFAREVADRVIFMDGGIVVEDGTPQQIFEETKEYRTKNFLSKVL; encoded by the coding sequence ATGCGTGAGCCAATTATTTCCATCAAAAATCTGCATAAATCATTTGGAAAACATGAAGTGCTAAAAGGGATTGATTTGGACATTGAGAAGGGACAGGTCGTTGTGATTATTGGGCCGTCTGGCAGTGGGAAATCAACTTTCTTGCGAACTATGAATCTGCTTGAAGTGCCAACCAAGGGGACGGTGACCTTTGAGGGGGTTGATATCACGGATAAGTCAAATGATATTTTTAAGATGAGAGAAAAAATGGGCATGGTCTTTCAGCAGTTCAATCTGTTTCCGAATATGTCGGTGTTAGACAATATTACTCTGTCACCGATAAAGACCAAGGGATTGGCAAAGAGTGAGGCTGAAAAAATTGCCTATGATTTGCTCGAAAAAGTTGGCTTGCCCGATAAGGCTCATGCCTACCCTCAGAGCTTATCAGGCGGTCAGCAGCAGCGGATTGCGATTGCCCGTGGTCTAGCGATGGATCCTGATGTCCTGTTATTTGACGAGCCAACGTCAGCCCTTGACCCTGAGATGGTCGGAGAGGTTTTAAGCGTGATGCAAGAGTTGGCAAAATCTGGGATGACCATGGTGATTGTCACCCATGAAATGGGCTTTGCCAGAGAAGTGGCAGACCGTGTTATCTTTATGGATGGCGGCATTGTCGTAGAAGACGGCACACCCCAGCAAATCTTTGAAGAAACCAAAGAATATCGGACAAAGAATTTCTTGTCTAAGGTGTTATAG
- a CDS encoding bifunctional methylenetetrahydrofolate dehydrogenase/methenyltetrahydrofolate cyclohydrolase produces MVVIDGKALAAKLQGRLAEKTAFLKEKTGLEPGLVVILVGENPASQVYVRNKERSALAAGFRSEVVRVPDTITQAELLGLIEHYNQDDAWHGILVQLPLPAHIDEEAVLLAIDPQKDVDGFHPTNMGKLWSGHPVMIPSTPAGIMEMFREYGITLEGKKAVVIGRSNIVGKPMAQLLLDAHATVTIAHSRTENLDQLAREADILVVAIGRGHFVTKDFVKEGAVVIDVGMNRDENGKLIGDVAYDEVKELASYITPVPGGVGPMTITMLMEQTFDAFQRSLNK; encoded by the coding sequence ATGGTAGTCATTGATGGGAAGGCACTTGCGGCGAAGTTACAGGGGCGTTTGGCAGAAAAAACAGCTTTTTTGAAGGAAAAAACAGGATTAGAACCAGGCTTGGTTGTGATTTTAGTGGGTGAAAATCCTGCCAGCCAAGTTTACGTGAGAAATAAGGAGCGTTCAGCCCTAGCGGCTGGTTTTCGCAGTGAAGTTGTGCGAGTTCCTGATACGATTACCCAAGCAGAGCTGCTGGGTCTGATTGAGCACTACAATCAAGACGATGCTTGGCATGGGATTTTGGTGCAGTTGCCCTTGCCAGCCCATATAGATGAAGAGGCAGTTTTACTTGCGATTGACCCTCAAAAAGATGTGGATGGTTTTCATCCGACCAATATGGGCAAGCTCTGGAGCGGCCATCCCGTCATGATTCCCTCAACGCCAGCAGGGATCATGGAGATGTTCCGCGAGTATGGGATTACGCTTGAAGGGAAGAAAGCGGTCGTGATTGGTCGGAGCAATATCGTTGGAAAACCCATGGCCCAACTCCTTTTAGATGCCCATGCGACAGTGACCATTGCCCATTCACGGACTGAAAACCTAGATCAACTAGCACGTGAAGCAGATATCTTAGTTGTAGCAATTGGCCGTGGGCATTTTGTGACCAAGGACTTTGTCAAAGAAGGGGCGGTGGTCATTGATGTCGGTATGAACCGTGATGAAAATGGCAAATTGATTGGCGATGTAGCCTATGATGAGGTCAAAGAGCTCGCCAGCTACATCACACCTGTGCCTGGTGGAGTTGGTCCCATGACCATTACCATGCTAATGGAGCAGACTTTCGATGCCTTTCAACGGAGCTTGAACAAATAA
- a CDS encoding NAD(P)H-hydrate dehydratase codes for MVRILDDSLLRRVIQPRQPNSHKGDYGRVLLIGGTYPYGGAIFMAARAAVSSGAGLVTVATERAHLPALHASLPEAMGMDFQDEDLLCSQIKKADVILIGPGLALGNREQACFELLMKRVSPGQILILDGGAIQFVKQQGMTALPAGCIVTPHQKEWEVLSGLAIGKQNDRANLGALERFPSDVILVQKSQETTVYQKGQEDVARLLIGGPHQATGGMGDTLAGMIAGFAGQFPQVSLRERVEAAVYLHSAIAAELSKTAYVTLPTAISQEIPRLMKRYVHRQSTK; via the coding sequence ATGGTCAGAATTTTAGATGATAGCCTTCTTAGGCGAGTGATTCAGCCACGGCAGCCAAACAGTCACAAGGGAGACTACGGGCGAGTGCTGCTAATCGGTGGGACCTATCCCTATGGTGGGGCCATATTCATGGCGGCTCGTGCGGCAGTTTCCAGTGGTGCAGGTCTTGTGACAGTGGCGACAGAAAGAGCGCATCTGCCAGCACTTCATGCCTCTTTACCAGAAGCTATGGGAATGGATTTCCAAGATGAGGACTTGCTGTGCAGCCAAATCAAGAAAGCAGATGTTATTCTCATAGGCCCAGGCCTTGCCTTGGGAAATCGGGAACAGGCTTGTTTTGAGTTGCTTATGAAGAGGGTTAGCCCTGGGCAAATTCTCATCCTAGACGGAGGGGCTATTCAGTTTGTCAAGCAGCAAGGAATGACTGCTCTGCCGGCTGGCTGTATTGTAACGCCTCACCAGAAAGAATGGGAAGTATTGAGTGGCCTAGCGATTGGGAAGCAAAATGACCGTGCTAATCTTGGAGCTTTGGAAAGATTTCCATCAGATGTCATCTTGGTACAAAAGAGCCAAGAAACAACGGTTTATCAAAAGGGGCAAGAAGATGTTGCTCGCTTGTTGATTGGTGGACCGCACCAAGCAACAGGGGGTATGGGAGATACCTTGGCTGGAATGATTGCTGGTTTTGCGGGTCAATTTCCGCAGGTTTCGCTCCGTGAGCGAGTTGAGGCTGCGGTGTATCTTCATTCTGCCATTGCAGCGGAGCTCAGTAAGACTGCCTATGTCACCCTTCCAACGGCTATTAGTCAGGAAATTCCACGTTTGATGAAACGGTATGTTCATCGTCAATCTACAAAATGA
- a CDS encoding prepilin peptidase: MKIILLFFLGASLGSFLGVVIDRFPDESILFPASHCNHCKQPLKWWDMIPILSQLVMRSKCRYCQTKIPYWYLGLETISAGLILLLAFDVISVLQCALLFAGLVLTIYDIKHQEYPLMIWLFFTFLALLLSSLNWVFCGLIALALLAEKYNLNIGSGDFFYLASLSLLFSFTEILWIVQLASVFGLLIFKLFQPKSLPFVPCLFLASLILQCF; this comes from the coding sequence ATGAAGATTATTTTATTATTTTTTTTAGGAGCTTCTCTTGGCTCATTTCTCGGTGTCGTTATTGACCGTTTTCCTGACGAGTCAATCCTCTTTCCAGCTAGTCACTGCAATCATTGCAAACAGCCATTAAAATGGTGGGATATGATTCCAATTCTCTCGCAACTTGTCATGCGCTCTAAATGTCGTTATTGCCAGACAAAAATCCCTTACTGGTATCTAGGCTTAGAGACTATTTCGGCTGGACTCATTCTCCTCTTAGCTTTTGATGTTATCTCCGTTCTACAATGCGCACTGCTGTTTGCTGGACTCGTACTGACTATTTATGATATTAAACACCAAGAATATCCACTCATGATTTGGCTATTCTTTACTTTCCTAGCCCTCTTGTTATCGAGTCTGAATTGGGTCTTTTGTGGCTTAATCGCCCTTGCCCTACTTGCTGAAAAATACAATCTCAATATCGGTTCAGGCGATTTTTTCTACCTAGCTAGCCTTTCTCTCCTCTTTTCCTTCACCGAAATTCTCTGGATTGTCCAGTTAGCAAGTGTCTTTGGACTATTGATTTTCAAACTATTTCAACCCAAGTCCCTTCCCTTTGTGCCCTGCCTCTTTCTAGCGAGCCTGATTTTGCAGTGCTTCTAG
- a CDS encoding TIGR01212 family radical SAM protein (This family includes YhcC from E. coli K-12, an uncharacterized radical SAM protein.), giving the protein MKSYNALNDYYRTLFGEKTFKVPIDAGFDCPNRDGTVAKGGCTFCTVSGSGDAIVAPDAPIREQFYKEIDFMHRKWPDVRKYLVYFQNFTNTHEKVEIIRERYEQAINEPGVVGINIGTRPDCLPDETIAYLAELSEKMHVTVELGLQTTFEKTSDLINRAHSYELYVETVKRLRKFPKIEIVSHLINGLPGETHEMMLENVRRCVTDNDIQGIKLHLLHLMTNTRMQRDYHEGRLQLLSQEGYVNIICDQLEIIPKHIVIHRITGDAPRDMLIGPMWSLNKWEVLNAIETEMRRRGSVQGCKAKEQKFIC; this is encoded by the coding sequence ATGAAATCTTACAATGCTTTGAATGATTATTATCGGACTTTGTTTGGCGAAAAGACCTTTAAAGTGCCGATTGATGCGGGATTTGACTGTCCGAATCGTGACGGAACAGTGGCAAAAGGCGGTTGTACATTTTGTACGGTATCGGGATCGGGAGACGCGATTGTGGCACCTGATGCGCCTATCCGTGAACAATTTTATAAGGAAATTGATTTTATGCACCGCAAATGGCCAGATGTTCGGAAATATTTGGTCTATTTTCAAAATTTTACCAATACGCATGAAAAGGTTGAGATTATTCGGGAGCGGTACGAGCAAGCCATCAATGAGCCAGGAGTAGTGGGCATCAATATTGGAACGCGACCAGACTGTCTACCAGATGAAACGATTGCCTATCTGGCAGAATTGTCAGAGAAAATGCATGTGACAGTGGAGTTGGGGCTTCAGACAACCTTTGAAAAAACATCTGATTTGATTAACCGGGCTCACTCGTATGAACTCTATGTTGAAACTGTGAAACGATTGCGTAAATTTCCTAAGATTGAAATTGTCTCTCATTTGATTAATGGTTTACCCGGCGAGACACACGAGATGATGCTTGAAAATGTTCGCCGTTGCGTAACGGATAATGATATTCAAGGGATTAAATTACACTTGCTTCATTTGATGACCAATACCCGTATGCAGCGAGATTATCATGAGGGGCGGCTGCAATTATTGAGTCAAGAAGGATATGTGAACATTATTTGTGACCAGTTGGAAATTATCCCCAAACATATCGTCATTCATCGGATTACAGGAGATGCACCACGCGATATGCTGATTGGACCAATGTGGAGTCTCAATAAGTGGGAAGTGCTGAATGCCATTGAAACCGAGATGCGTCGCCGTGGGAGTGTCCAAGGCTGTAAAGCAAAGGAGCAGAAATTTATATGTTAA
- a CDS encoding tRNA (mnm(5)s(2)U34)-methyltransferase — protein sequence MLRPLEMAHQFLAEVITKEDIVVDATMGNGHDTLFLAERAKKVFAFDIQEQAIEQTRVRLEKAGLTNAELILAGHEQLDVYVEEVKAGIFNLGYLPSADKSIITQPNTTILALEKLCQRLVLGGRIAMMVYYGHEGGVCERDAVLDFVSQLPQREFTVTIYQTLNQINHPPFLLMLEKLKEYNHG from the coding sequence ATGTTAAGACCATTAGAAATGGCCCATCAGTTTTTAGCAGAAGTCATTACCAAGGAAGATATCGTGGTGGATGCGACCATGGGCAATGGGCATGACACTCTTTTTTTAGCTGAGAGAGCCAAAAAAGTGTTTGCATTTGATATCCAAGAACAGGCGATTGAGCAGACTCGTGTGCGTCTGGAAAAGGCTGGTCTGACCAATGCTGAGCTGATTTTAGCAGGTCATGAACAACTGGATGTCTATGTAGAAGAGGTAAAAGCAGGGATTTTTAATCTGGGTTATCTGCCAAGTGCAGACAAATCGATTATCACACAGCCCAATACGACTATTCTCGCACTTGAAAAATTATGTCAACGCTTGGTATTAGGAGGTCGAATTGCGATGATGGTCTATTATGGACATGAGGGAGGTGTTTGTGAGCGAGATGCAGTGCTTGATTTTGTGTCTCAGCTACCACAACGAGAATTTACCGTGACGATTTATCAAACCCTCAACCAGATCAATCACCCACCTTTCTTACTCATGCTTGAAAAATTAAAGGAATACAATCATGGATAA
- a CDS encoding cation:proton antiporter: protein MTILLYLIVFLLVLIASNAANKLFPRLPLPLLQIVAGVLLGLCIPQGKFHLDTEFFLALVIGPLLFREAEESDVTSILKHWKIVLYLIFPVIFISTLSLGYMANFLWASLPLAACLAAGAALGPTDLVAFSSLSDRFTFPKRVESILKGEGLLNDASGLVAFQVAVAAWVTGEFSLEKASVSLLISIVGGFAIGAITAFFNYRLHRLLLHARASDIASQLLLELSLPLLTFFLAEEVHVSGIIAVVVAGIFKASRFKNITLLEAQVDTVTDTVWGTVTFMLNGSVFIILGIELQMILEPILSSPIYDNLFLMMTIFVLTFLLFSIRFLMIYGFYAYRMKRAKKKMTYALKDSLLLTFSGVKGTVSIATILLIPASLEREYPLLLFLVAGVTLLSFLTGLVVLPRLSENKEETLEYLMHIAILNDVVTELEADLAHTKIKGPLYAAIDNYHGRIENLILEREDKTVRKDLASLQLLILSIENDGLEQAYEEGKIDDRSYHLYQRYLLGMEQRINRNFASRFTYFWIVFWRVSRLILHEIVTLGARLRSWRKKEKRHLTKEEIESIAELYLANTEVIVESLEHLKGIYKNSLINFLQDSRLRETAIIGSGAFIERVITRMKPTNIVEMLRGYYLERKIIFEYEDQGLISPSYAKRLRQNVNNLENYSLKETVNTLPYDMVNYARKG from the coding sequence ATGACAATACTCCTTTATTTAATTGTATTTTTGCTGGTTTTGATTGCGTCAAATGCAGCTAATAAATTGTTTCCACGTTTGCCGTTACCATTGTTACAGATTGTTGCCGGAGTCTTGTTAGGTCTGTGTATACCACAAGGAAAGTTTCATCTTGACACGGAATTCTTTCTCGCTTTGGTCATCGGGCCGCTTCTTTTTCGTGAAGCAGAAGAAAGTGATGTCACAAGCATTTTGAAGCACTGGAAAATTGTGCTGTATCTCATTTTCCCAGTCATTTTCATTTCAACTCTTAGCCTAGGTTATATGGCGAATTTTCTTTGGGCTAGTCTTCCGTTAGCCGCTTGTTTGGCGGCAGGAGCAGCCCTTGGTCCTACAGATTTAGTAGCCTTTTCTTCTCTATCGGATCGTTTTACATTTCCAAAGCGTGTCGAGAGCATCTTAAAGGGAGAAGGCTTGCTGAATGATGCGAGTGGATTGGTTGCTTTTCAAGTGGCGGTTGCAGCCTGGGTTACAGGTGAATTTTCACTAGAAAAAGCTAGTGTATCTCTCCTCATTTCCATTGTAGGTGGTTTTGCGATTGGAGCGATAACGGCCTTTTTCAATTATCGATTGCATCGTCTATTGCTACATGCTCGAGCGTCTGATATTGCGAGTCAATTATTACTGGAATTAAGTCTACCCTTACTCACTTTTTTTCTAGCTGAAGAAGTTCATGTTTCAGGGATTATTGCGGTCGTTGTTGCAGGGATTTTTAAGGCTAGTCGGTTTAAAAATATTACCTTATTGGAAGCCCAGGTTGATACAGTAACCGATACGGTTTGGGGAACTGTTACCTTTATGTTAAATGGTTCGGTCTTTATCATTTTAGGAATCGAATTGCAGATGATTTTAGAGCCGATTTTGAGCAGTCCGATTTATGATAATCTCTTTTTAATGATGACTATTTTTGTTCTCACCTTCTTGTTGTTTAGCATCCGTTTTCTCATGATTTATGGTTTTTATGCCTATCGGATGAAGCGCGCAAAGAAAAAGATGACCTATGCCTTGAAAGATAGTCTATTGCTGACATTTTCAGGAGTTAAGGGAACGGTTTCCATTGCAACGATTTTGTTAATTCCAGCAAGCTTAGAACGAGAATATCCTCTCTTACTCTTTCTTGTTGCAGGCGTTACCTTACTCAGTTTCTTAACGGGCTTGGTCGTATTGCCACGTCTATCTGAAAATAAGGAAGAAACGCTGGAATATCTGATGCACATCGCAATTTTAAATGACGTAGTGACGGAATTAGAAGCGGATTTGGCACATACCAAGATTAAAGGACCACTCTATGCAGCGATTGATAATTATCATGGTCGTATCGAAAACCTGATTTTAGAGCGGGAAGATAAGACTGTTCGAAAGGATCTGGCAAGTCTTCAACTCTTGATTCTGAGTATTGAAAATGATGGTCTTGAGCAGGCCTATGAAGAAGGAAAGATTGATGATCGGTCCTATCACCTTTATCAGCGTTATCTTTTAGGAATGGAACAGCGAATTAACCGAAATTTTGCTTCTCGTTTTACCTATTTTTGGATTGTTTTTTGGCGTGTTTCTCGTCTTATTCTCCATGAAATTGTGACATTGGGTGCTAGATTGCGTTCTTGGCGGAAAAAGGAAAAACGCCATTTGACCAAGGAAGAAATCGAGAGTATTGCAGAGCTCTATCTTGCCAATACGGAGGTGATTGTTGAGAGTTTGGAGCATTTGAAGGGGATTTATAAAAATTCGCTGATTAATTTCTTACAGGATTCTCGCTTGCGTGAAACAGCGATTATTGGTAGTGGAGCCTTTATTGAACGGGTTATTACTCGGATGAAACCGACCAATATTGTTGAAATGCTACGTGGCTATTACCTGGAGCGTAAAATCATCTTTGAATACGAAGATCAGGGACTGATTTCGCCTAGTTACGCTAAGCGTTTGCGACAGAATGTCAATAATTTAGAAAACTATTCCCTCAAGGAAACCGTGAATACCTTGCCGTATGATATGGTGAATTACGCTAGGAAGGGATAA
- a CDS encoding MarR family winged helix-turn-helix transcriptional regulator translates to MKSKKGGYLTLKIRLLNGRLFNRYLSMDERALYNAEQGKILSALWDRSPQTATDLSQVTGLANSSLSLMLKRLEEKGLLVSQVSTEDKRKRMVDLTPLGASQKSVGEAISQQLSDVFYRGFSEKEIEAVEGYLERILKNLEAQANQVFKR, encoded by the coding sequence ATGAAAAGTAAAAAGGGTGGGTATTTGACCCTCAAGATTCGTCTTTTAAACGGTAGGCTCTTTAATCGTTATCTATCCATGGATGAGCGAGCTTTGTATAACGCAGAGCAGGGAAAAATTTTATCAGCCCTTTGGGATAGATCGCCTCAAACAGCGACAGATTTGTCACAAGTGACAGGGTTAGCCAATAGTAGTTTGTCTCTGATGTTGAAACGTCTGGAAGAAAAAGGTCTTCTTGTTAGTCAGGTTTCGACAGAGGACAAGCGTAAGAGAATGGTAGATTTAACTCCGCTTGGTGCTAGTCAGAAGTCTGTTGGGGAAGCGATCAGTCAACAGCTGAGCGATGTTTTTTACCGTGGATTTTCAGAAAAAGAAATCGAGGCAGTAGAAGGATACTTAGAACGAATTTTGAAGAATTTAGAAGCACAAGCAAATCAGGTATTCAAACGATAA
- a CDS encoding DUF664 domain-containing protein: protein MQTKDLLIQTLERAEERFLETLDMMSIEEANTMPNPLLKSVTWLIWHTARTVDFQIADLAKVTPLYQCNDWEKRFGFDLPSDTQDWIHTVEEAQKVQVADKLFLIEYLQEAIAFGKHYIEELEEQSLDDVIDESWEPVVTRGVRLVSTVDDAVMHSGQAVYTRRLVIGR, encoded by the coding sequence ATGCAAACAAAAGATTTATTGATTCAAACATTGGAACGTGCCGAGGAGCGCTTTTTAGAAACATTGGATATGATGAGCATTGAGGAAGCTAATACGATGCCAAATCCCTTGCTAAAATCTGTAACTTGGCTCATCTGGCATACGGCAAGAACTGTGGATTTTCAGATTGCAGATTTGGCGAAGGTAACTCCCTTATATCAATGTAATGACTGGGAGAAGCGATTCGGTTTCGATTTACCGAGCGATACGCAGGACTGGATTCATACGGTGGAAGAAGCGCAAAAAGTACAGGTAGCAGATAAACTGTTTCTCATAGAGTATTTGCAAGAAGCAATCGCTTTTGGCAAGCACTATATCGAGGAATTAGAGGAGCAGTCTCTAGATGATGTTATTGACGAGTCTTGGGAGCCTGTGGTGACACGTGGTGTGCGTTTGGTATCAACTGTTGACGATGCAGTAATGCACTCAGGACAAGCAGTTTATACAAGACGTTTGGTGATTGGGCGATAG
- a CDS encoding replication-associated recombination protein A: MGQASLFEEEMNQSAPLASRVRPKTLDEFVGQGHLVGEGKFLREMIDKDQISSMIFWGPPGVGKTTLAEIIAKTTRSRFVTFSAVMNGIKEIRVIMNEAEEYRQLGERTIVFIDEIHRFNKAQQDAFLPYVEKGSIILIGATTENPSFEVNSALLSRTRVFVLKQLTAEELQMLLKRMLRSPLAFPDWDIEVSDSILKQIAIYSNGDARTALNTLEMLVINSETRDQKVRVTEDLVETLLDKKTAYYDKDGEEHYNIISALHKSMRNSDVDSAIYWLGRMIDGGEDPVYIARRLLRFASEDVGLADNGALNLAVNVFQACRYIGLPECDVHLTQCVIYLSLAPKSNATYKARTAVQKDIKKTIDEPVPLHLRNATTKLMKEVGYGKGYQLAHFYDEKLTTMPTRPASISNHVYYQPTEEGHEARMKQRLDYITEWKRRNDTGFH, encoded by the coding sequence ATGGGACAAGCCAGTTTATTTGAAGAGGAGATGAATCAGAGTGCCCCACTAGCAAGCCGAGTCCGTCCTAAGACTTTAGACGAATTTGTTGGTCAAGGGCACTTAGTTGGGGAGGGGAAATTTCTACGAGAGATGATTGATAAAGACCAAATTTCTTCCATGATTTTCTGGGGACCACCGGGTGTTGGAAAGACGACGTTGGCTGAAATCATTGCAAAGACAACACGCTCTCGTTTTGTTACCTTTAGTGCTGTCATGAATGGAATTAAGGAAATTCGAGTTATCATGAATGAAGCTGAAGAATATCGCCAGCTTGGTGAGAGGACTATTGTATTTATTGATGAAATTCATCGATTTAATAAGGCCCAGCAAGATGCCTTTTTACCTTATGTAGAAAAAGGTAGTATTATTTTAATTGGAGCGACGACAGAAAATCCTTCTTTTGAAGTGAATTCTGCCTTACTATCAAGGACACGTGTCTTTGTTTTGAAGCAATTGACAGCTGAAGAGTTGCAGATGCTTTTAAAACGGATGCTTCGCTCTCCACTTGCTTTTCCCGATTGGGACATTGAGGTCTCAGACAGTATTCTCAAGCAAATTGCGATTTATTCAAATGGTGATGCACGTACAGCTCTCAATACATTAGAAATGTTGGTCATCAACAGTGAAACAAGGGATCAAAAAGTTCGGGTGACAGAAGACCTAGTGGAAACTTTGCTGGATAAAAAGACAGCCTATTATGATAAAGACGGTGAGGAGCATTACAATATCATTTCCGCACTCCACAAATCCATGAGGAATAGTGATGTGGACTCGGCTATTTATTGGTTAGGTCGGATGATTGATGGAGGCGAGGATCCTGTCTATATTGCTCGGCGTCTGCTTCGATTTGCGAGTGAAGATGTGGGTCTAGCTGATAATGGTGCTCTTAATTTAGCAGTTAACGTTTTTCAGGCTTGTCGCTACATTGGTTTACCAGAGTGTGATGTGCACTTGACGCAATGTGTCATCTATCTCTCTCTGGCCCCTAAGTCTAATGCGACTTACAAAGCACGCACAGCTGTACAAAAAGATATTAAAAAAACGATTGACGAGCCTGTTCCACTCCATTTGCGCAATGCAACGACCAAACTCATGAAAGAAGTCGGCTATGGGAAGGGGTATCAATTGGCTCATTTCTATGATGAAAAATTGACGACTATGCCAACCAGACCTGCAAGTATTAGTAATCATGTCTATTATCAACCGACTGAAGAAGGACACGAGGCTCGAATGAAACAACGATTGGACTATATCACAGAATGGAAAAGAAGGAACGATACAGGTTTTCACTAG